In a single window of the Bacteroidota bacterium genome:
- a CDS encoding flagellar hook-basal body complex protein FliE, with translation MQQAFLDGEPVELHQVMVKAEEAGIATELLIEIRNKLVDAYSELIRMPV, from the coding sequence ATCCAACAGGCCTTTCTGGACGGCGAACCGGTTGAACTGCACCAGGTGATGGTCAAGGCTGAGGAGGCGGGAATCGCCACCGAGCTGTTGATTGAGATCCGAAATAAATTAGTCGATGCCTATTCCGAACTGATTCGCATGCCGGTATAG